From the Porphyrobacter sp. CACIAM 03H1 genome, the window GCGCTCGGAGGGCTTGAGGATGAAGGCATTGCCCGCCGCGCAGGCCATGCCGAACATCCACATCGGGATCATCGCCGGGAAGTTGAACGGGGTGATGCCCGCCCCGATCCCGAGCGGCTGGCGCACCGAATAAACGTCGATCCCCGGCCCGGCGCCATGGGTATATTCGCCCTTCATGATCTGCGGCAGACCGCAGGCATATTCGATCACCTCCAGCCCGCGCTGCACGTCGCCGCGCGCGTCGGGGACGGTCTTGCCGTGCTCGGAGGAGAGCATTTCGGCGAGCGACTGCATGTTCGCCTCGACCAGCTCCTTGAAGGCGAACATCACCCGCGCGCGGCGCTGGGGGTTGGTGGCGGCCCAGGCGGGCTGGACGCGCTTCGCGGTCTCCACCGCGCGGGCGAGCAGGGCGGCATCGCCGAGCGCGACTTCGGCCTGCACTTCGCCGGTCGAGGGATTCCAGACCATGTGCTTGCGGGTGGGGGCGGGGGTCTCGCCGACGATGAAGTGGTCGATCTGACGCATGTGGGGGTCTCCTGTCTGGCGCTCCCCATGCCCCCCGCGCGGGCCTCATGCAACCCTTGCGGGTCCCCTCAAAAGTGCTGGCATGGCGCGGCGCGGCAGGGCACTCTGCTCGCAGGACGGAACGAGGAGGAGCAGGCGATGGGCAGGGCTTGGACAATGATCGCGGGGCTGGCGGCGGCATGGACGGCAGGCGCTCTCGCCGCCGAGGAGACCGCGCCGCTGATCGTCGAGGGCAGCCTCGAGCTTGCCGCTACCGGCTACACCTTCACCGAAGGCCCGGCATGGGACGGGGCGCGGCTGATCTTCAGCGACATTCCCGGCGACACAGTCTATGTCCTGACCCCCGGAGAGGGCGCGCCCGAGGTGCTTTACACCCCCAGCGCCAACGCCAACGGCCACACCTTCGACCGCGAGGGCAGGTTGCTCAACGCCGAACATGGCAGCGGCGAGATTACCCGCCGGACCAGCGAGGGCGGACGCCAGACCGTCGCCGCGCGCTATGAGGGCAAGCGCCTCAACAGCCCCAACGACGTGGTGGTGCGCAGCGACGGGCTGATCCTGTTTACCGATCCGCCCTATGGCCTCGGCCAGCGCGCGGCGGAGTTGGCCTTTTCGGGCGTCTTCGCGCTCGACGAGGCGAGCGGGCGGATGGTGCTGATCGACGATGCACTCTCGCGTCCCAACGGCCTCGCGCTCTCGCCCGACGAGCGGGTGCTCTATGTCGGCGACACCGCGACGCAGACGCTCTGGGCCTATGATCTCGCCGCCGATGGCACCGCCTCGGGCAAGCGGCTGGTCGCGGATGTGACCGACGAGAGCAAGCCGGGCCGCGTCGACGGGGTCAGGGTCGATACCGCAGGGCGGGTTTGGTTCACCTGCCCCGGCGGCATCTGCGTAGTCGATCCTGCGCGGGGCGAAGTGATCGAGCGCCTCGCCACGCCCAAACGCGCCACCAACCTCGCATGGGGCGGTGCGGACCTCTCGGAACTCTACATCACCGCGCTGACCGACGTTTACCGGGTCAGGACCCGTGCGCGCGGAACGGGCTCGTCGAGCCGCTAGTCCGAG encodes:
- a CDS encoding SMP-30/gluconolactonase/LRE family protein, yielding MIAGLAAAWTAGALAAEETAPLIVEGSLELAATGYTFTEGPAWDGARLIFSDIPGDTVYVLTPGEGAPEVLYTPSANANGHTFDREGRLLNAEHGSGEITRRTSEGGRQTVAARYEGKRLNSPNDVVVRSDGLILFTDPPYGLGQRAAELAFSGVFALDEASGRMVLIDDALSRPNGLALSPDERVLYVGDTATQTLWAYDLAADGTASGKRLVADVTDESKPGRVDGVRVDTAGRVWFTCPGGICVVDPARGEVIERLATPKRATNLAWGGADLSELYITALTDVYRVRTRARGTGSSSR